One Streptomyces sp. NBC_00554 DNA segment encodes these proteins:
- a CDS encoding chaperone modulator CbpM yields MSDRPAEARPSRVRTTEVGVQYAIVPVPVLSLEAVARSSGLHPDLIRRFVALGLVDAGLDASGRMVFAPTAPAALARVQRLRTGLCLNYASIGLVLDLLDHISLLEAALRRAGMRSDLPPWT; encoded by the coding sequence ATGAGCGACCGACCGGCCGAGGCCCGCCCGTCCCGCGTACGCACGACCGAGGTGGGCGTGCAGTACGCGATCGTGCCAGTGCCCGTGCTCTCCCTGGAGGCCGTGGCCCGCAGCTCAGGCCTCCATCCCGACCTGATCCGTCGGTTCGTCGCCCTCGGACTGGTGGACGCCGGCCTCGACGCCTCCGGACGGATGGTGTTCGCTCCCACGGCTCCGGCCGCCCTGGCCCGCGTCCAGCGGTTGCGCACAGGGCTGTGCCTGAACTACGCATCCATCGGTCTGGTGCTCGACCTGCTCGACCACATCAGCTTGCTCGAAGCCGCACTGCGGCGTGCAGGCATGAGGAGTGATCTACCACCATGGACATGA
- a CDS encoding DnaJ C-terminal domain-containing protein: MSRDFYEVLGVSRTADRDEIQRAYRTLARKYHPDVNKDPQAEERFKEINEAFSVLSDPEQRARYDRFGEDFRQVPEDWEERVAAGAGAGNGSRWTTGGGPRVRYSTAGFGGEGVDVEDLFGSLFGGAGRMRVPGADQEAELPLTVEEAYRGGRRTVTLAGPAGQRRYQVDVPPGTTDGQRIRLAGEGGRGSGDDAPAGDLYLRVRIRPHPEFRLDGRDVHVSLQVTPWEAALGATVPVPTPSGATAKVTVPAGSSSGRRLRLRGEGMPGPRGANGDLYAELRIMVPPRLSDRERELLEELAAVSSFDPRRT, encoded by the coding sequence ATGTCACGCGACTTCTACGAGGTGCTCGGTGTCTCGCGCACCGCCGACCGGGACGAGATCCAGCGGGCCTATCGCACCCTGGCCCGCAAGTACCACCCCGACGTCAACAAGGACCCCCAGGCGGAGGAGCGGTTCAAGGAGATCAACGAAGCCTTCAGCGTCCTGTCCGATCCCGAGCAGCGAGCCCGGTACGACCGCTTCGGCGAGGACTTCCGGCAGGTCCCGGAGGACTGGGAAGAGCGCGTGGCCGCCGGCGCGGGAGCCGGCAACGGCTCCCGTTGGACCACCGGCGGCGGTCCCCGGGTGCGGTACTCCACGGCAGGCTTCGGGGGCGAGGGGGTCGACGTGGAGGATCTGTTCGGTTCGCTGTTCGGCGGTGCCGGGCGGATGCGTGTGCCCGGCGCCGACCAGGAGGCCGAACTGCCACTCACCGTCGAGGAGGCCTATCGGGGCGGCCGCCGTACGGTCACCCTCGCCGGGCCGGCCGGGCAACGGCGCTACCAGGTCGACGTGCCGCCCGGCACCACCGACGGGCAGCGCATCCGGCTGGCCGGGGAGGGCGGGCGCGGGAGCGGCGACGACGCTCCCGCCGGGGACCTGTACCTGAGGGTGCGGATCCGGCCGCACCCCGAGTTCCGCCTCGACGGCCGGGACGTCCACGTGAGTCTTCAGGTCACCCCGTGGGAGGCGGCGCTGGGCGCGACCGTACCGGTGCCCACTCCGAGCGGCGCCACGGCGAAGGTGACCGTGCCCGCCGGGTCCTCCAGCGGACGGCGCCTGCGGCTGCGCGGCGAGGGCATGCCGGGCCCGCGCGGCGCGAACGGAGACCTGTACGCGGAGCTGCGGATCATGGTGCCGCCACGGCTGAGCGACCGGGAGCGCGAGCTGCTGGAGGAACTTGCCGCTGTCTCCTCGTTCGACCCCAGGAGGACCTGA
- a CDS encoding general stress protein, which yields MSQFGTCSRGPTGCVDFRPAGCRRSALLSCHSGLVRHRLEHRWPWQEGLADGRGGPQDHRLVHDYREAERAVDHLSDPGFPVQRPAIRQDVRLVEQMTGRMGHGGAALHGAASGAPIGGSPGCSTGWTCSCRDCYSPCTGWFSEHSSALCPACW from the coding sequence TTGTCCCAATTTGGGACTTGTTCTCGTGGACCGACCGGCTGCGTCGATTTCCGACCTGCCGGGTGCAGGCGGAGCGCGCTGCTCTCTTGCCACTCTGGGCTTGTCAGGCATCGCCTGGAGCATCGGTGGCCATGGCAGGAAGGACTGGCTGATGGACGAGGAGGCCCGCAGGACCATCGCCTCGTACACGACTACCGAGAGGCTGAACGCGCCGTCGATCACCTTTCCGATCCGGGTTTCCCGGTCCAGAGGCCGGCCATCAGGCAGGACGTGCGCCTGGTGGAGCAGATGACCGGCCGCATGGGACATGGCGGGGCCGCGCTGCACGGCGCGGCGAGCGGGGCACCGATCGGGGGGTCTCCGGGTTGCTCAACCGGCTGGACCTGCTCGTGTCGGGACTGCTACTCGCCCTGTACGGGCTGGTTCTCCGAGCACTCGTCAGCGCTCTGTCCGGCCTGCTGGTGA
- a CDS encoding sugar phosphate isomerase/epimerase family protein — protein sequence MPAIGLQLYTLMNVLEDRPATLARIADLGVTSVEPFRLGRSELNRAARLAEARSLKADIDAAGLTVSSTHARLPDAEDPGWFFEEMAEAGVPIAIASTPEALPGFTRDALVSADGVRRYADRLNALAEAAAAHGLRVGYHNHDWEWTPIEDGRYGYDVLWDALDPSVVAEVDLYWAQTAGQVPAEVVARLGERVELVHVKDGPAVRGEPQVAAGQGSVALADALDAGRDSIRVHIIEADGIAEGADIFDLVGESVAWLKERQGGGA from the coding sequence ATGCCGGCCATCGGCTTGCAGCTCTACACGTTGATGAACGTCCTGGAGGACCGTCCCGCCACGCTCGCCAGGATCGCCGACCTCGGGGTGACCTCGGTGGAGCCCTTCCGCCTCGGCCGCAGCGAGCTGAACCGTGCAGCGCGCCTCGCCGAAGCACGCTCGCTGAAGGCCGACATCGATGCCGCCGGCCTCACGGTCTCCTCGACCCATGCCCGGCTGCCCGACGCGGAGGATCCCGGCTGGTTCTTCGAGGAGATGGCCGAGGCGGGCGTGCCCATCGCCATCGCCTCCACCCCCGAAGCCCTCCCCGGGTTCACACGTGACGCCCTGGTCTCGGCCGACGGGGTGCGCCGGTACGCCGACCGGCTCAACGCCCTGGCCGAGGCGGCGGCCGCCCACGGTCTGCGGGTCGGCTACCACAACCACGACTGGGAGTGGACCCCGATCGAGGACGGCCGCTACGGCTACGACGTGCTGTGGGACGCCCTCGACCCGTCGGTCGTCGCCGAGGTCGACCTCTACTGGGCGCAGACCGCGGGCCAGGTCCCCGCCGAGGTGGTCGCCAGGCTCGGCGAGCGAGTCGAACTCGTCCACGTCAAGGACGGCCCGGCGGTACGCGGCGAACCCCAAGTCGCCGCCGGGCAGGGCTCGGTGGCCCTGGCGGACGCGCTCGACGCAGGCCGGGACTCGATCCGCGTGCACATCATCGAGGCGGACGGCATCGCCGAAGGAGCGGACATCTTCGACCTGGTCGGGGAGAGCGTGGCTTGGCTGAAGGAGCG
- the dnaK gene encoding molecular chaperone DnaK has protein sequence MAKAVGIDLGTTNSVIAVWEGGEPTVVPNTEGNRTTPSVVAFTDTGERLVGQLARRQAILNPKGTIYSAKRFIGRHFDEISEEARAVAYDVVEGDGGAARFKVRDKLHAPEEISAQVLRKLADDASKQLGERVTEAVITVPAYFNDAQRTATKDAGRIAGLEVLRIINEPTAAALAYGMDKKEHETVLVFDLGGGTFDVSILDVGDGVVEVRSTAGDSHLGGDDFDRRLVDQLADGFQKENGIDLRQDPQALQRLFEAAEKAKTELSSVTQTQISLPFITADASGPKHLTTTIMRSTFEQITGDLVERCLGPVRQAMDDAKVSDNDIDEVILVGGSTRIPAVQALVRRLTGGKEPNMSVNPDEVVALGAAIQAGVLKGEVKDVLLLDVTPLSLGVETRGGVMTKIVERNTTIPVRRTETFSTAEDNQPAVDVVVLQGERERAADNRVLGRFQLTDIRPAPRGEPQVEVTFDVDANGILNVTARDKDTGKEQGITISESSNLDRGDVERMVQEAEHNRDQDQALREAVDARNELDAIAYQVEKRLGELGDAAPAHEKARAEMLVAEAREAVKNEAGVDKVRPLTSELQQVFAGLAAHQAGSAAGGPAGTGSPDGSGTGGAAPGGAGGDDDVIDAEFDKG, from the coding sequence ATGGCCAAGGCAGTAGGCATCGACCTGGGCACCACGAACTCGGTGATCGCCGTCTGGGAGGGCGGCGAGCCGACAGTCGTGCCCAACACCGAGGGCAACCGCACGACACCGTCCGTGGTGGCCTTCACCGACACCGGCGAGCGCCTGGTGGGCCAGCTGGCCCGCCGCCAGGCGATCCTCAACCCCAAGGGCACCATCTACTCGGCCAAGCGGTTCATCGGCCGGCACTTCGACGAGATCTCCGAAGAGGCCAGGGCCGTCGCGTACGACGTGGTCGAGGGAGACGGCGGCGCCGCCCGCTTCAAGGTGCGCGACAAGCTCCACGCGCCCGAGGAGATCAGCGCGCAGGTGCTGCGCAAGCTCGCCGACGACGCCTCCAAGCAGCTGGGAGAGCGGGTCACGGAGGCGGTCATCACGGTGCCCGCCTACTTCAACGACGCCCAGCGCACCGCTACCAAGGACGCCGGACGGATCGCCGGCCTGGAAGTGCTGCGGATCATCAACGAGCCGACCGCGGCCGCGCTCGCCTACGGGATGGACAAGAAGGAGCACGAAACCGTGCTCGTCTTCGACCTGGGCGGCGGCACCTTCGACGTCAGCATCCTCGACGTCGGCGACGGCGTGGTGGAAGTACGGTCCACGGCGGGCGACAGCCATCTGGGCGGCGACGACTTCGACCGCCGGCTGGTCGACCAGCTCGCCGACGGCTTCCAGAAGGAGAACGGCATCGACCTGCGCCAGGACCCCCAGGCGCTGCAACGCCTGTTCGAGGCCGCCGAGAAGGCCAAGACCGAGCTCAGCTCGGTGACCCAGACGCAGATCAGCCTGCCGTTCATCACGGCCGACGCCTCCGGGCCCAAGCATCTGACCACGACGATCATGCGGTCCACGTTCGAGCAGATCACCGGCGACCTGGTGGAGCGCTGCCTGGGCCCGGTACGGCAGGCCATGGACGACGCCAAGGTCAGTGACAACGACATCGACGAGGTCATCCTCGTCGGCGGCTCCACCCGCATCCCCGCCGTCCAAGCCCTGGTGCGGAGGCTGACCGGCGGCAAGGAACCCAACATGAGTGTCAACCCCGACGAGGTCGTGGCGCTGGGTGCCGCGATCCAGGCCGGGGTCCTCAAGGGCGAGGTCAAGGACGTCCTACTGCTCGACGTCACCCCGTTGTCGCTGGGTGTGGAGACACGCGGCGGCGTGATGACGAAGATCGTCGAGCGGAACACCACCATCCCGGTACGCCGCACCGAGACCTTCTCCACCGCCGAGGACAACCAGCCCGCCGTCGACGTCGTCGTCCTGCAGGGCGAGCGTGAGAGGGCCGCCGACAACCGGGTCCTGGGTCGCTTCCAGCTCACCGACATCCGCCCCGCGCCGCGCGGCGAGCCGCAGGTCGAGGTCACCTTCGACGTCGACGCCAACGGCATCCTCAACGTCACCGCGCGGGACAAGGACACCGGCAAGGAGCAGGGCATCACCATCAGCGAGAGCTCCAACCTCGACCGCGGCGACGTCGAGCGGATGGTCCAGGAGGCCGAACACAACCGCGACCAGGACCAGGCCCTGCGCGAGGCAGTCGACGCCCGCAACGAACTGGACGCCATCGCCTACCAGGTCGAAAAGCGCCTCGGCGAGCTCGGCGACGCCGCACCCGCACATGAGAAGGCCCGCGCCGAGATGCTGGTGGCCGAGGCTCGCGAGGCGGTCAAGAACGAGGCCGGGGTGGACAAGGTCCGGCCGCTGACATCCGAACTCCAGCAGGTCTTCGCGGGGCTCGCGGCCCACCAGGCGGGATCCGCCGCGGGCGGTCCGGCGGGCACCGGCTCACCGGACGGATCCGGTACCGGCGGCGCCGCGCCGGGCGGCGCCGGGGGCGACGACGATGTGATCGACGCCGAGTTCGACAAGGGCTGA
- a CDS encoding PucR family transcriptional regulator encodes MARHPSQRLSPHVSDQEVVRHPSNTAGTERHDPRPLAALDPHGLLVLSHTLFTCAEQSEIVRLAMRHVSALGSYHAEAGYLATGDGLSRVPGHDAGASTVDDTQMKELGEADGSVSLPERSWNWAFGLRGVGGLLGYIVVSSHSRPDEQGHILLSTLMGLTSVALSLAGTRTVHHDDVGELSRLRTERDTALRQLDTMRSELNLQRTVHETLARVTARGGGEDAITQALYELTGLPTLIEDRFGNLRSWAGPDRPDPYPVRSQTHQEEMLQQVAREAGPVRVKDRLIALARPRGDVLGVLAVEDPEATANEHTMFALDHAQRLLAQELMHMRELTEVELRLRRQLIDDLLEGTDRKSAYARAEAVGHDLRRTHYVVVVHSPGNAASDCFARAVEQATATTAARPLITRRGDQVVLLTEAMPNHDAVHAALAHELVTPDGAIGVSTRCDSPDSVPRCYQEALRALEVRQNSRQRSGTTFFDNLGLYRILGPGNDLQELEGFVREWLGRLIDYDARHDTQLVETLTRYFDWGGNYDDAAVALTVHRSTLRYRLQRIREISDRDLADVDTRLNLQVATRVWKIILCGGR; translated from the coding sequence ATGGCCCGCCATCCGTCACAGAGGCTGTCCCCTCACGTCTCCGACCAGGAAGTGGTGCGCCACCCGAGCAACACCGCAGGCACCGAACGGCACGACCCCCGTCCGCTCGCGGCGCTGGACCCACACGGACTGCTGGTGCTGTCCCACACCCTGTTCACCTGCGCGGAGCAGAGTGAGATCGTGCGGTTGGCCATGCGGCATGTCAGTGCCCTTGGGTCCTATCACGCCGAGGCCGGATACCTCGCGACGGGCGACGGTTTGTCCCGCGTACCCGGCCATGACGCGGGAGCATCAACGGTCGACGACACACAGATGAAGGAGTTGGGCGAGGCCGACGGCTCCGTATCCCTTCCAGAGCGGTCCTGGAACTGGGCGTTCGGCCTGCGCGGAGTCGGCGGTCTGCTCGGCTACATCGTGGTTTCCTCCCACTCCCGGCCTGATGAGCAGGGGCACATCCTCCTCTCGACCCTCATGGGGCTCACATCGGTGGCCCTGTCACTGGCGGGCACGCGCACCGTGCACCACGACGACGTCGGCGAACTGAGCCGACTCCGCACCGAACGGGACACCGCACTGCGGCAGTTGGACACAATGCGCTCCGAGCTGAATCTGCAGAGGACCGTGCACGAGACTCTCGCCCGTGTCACTGCCCGGGGCGGCGGCGAGGACGCCATCACCCAAGCGCTGTACGAGCTCACCGGGCTGCCGACGCTCATCGAGGACCGGTTCGGCAACCTGAGGTCCTGGGCCGGTCCCGACCGGCCCGACCCGTATCCGGTGCGGTCCCAGACCCACCAGGAAGAGATGCTGCAGCAGGTCGCGCGCGAAGCGGGCCCGGTCAGAGTCAAGGACCGGCTGATCGCCCTGGCCCGGCCGCGCGGCGACGTCCTCGGTGTACTCGCCGTCGAGGACCCCGAGGCGACGGCCAACGAGCACACCATGTTCGCCTTGGATCACGCCCAGCGGCTGCTGGCCCAAGAGCTCATGCATATGCGCGAACTCACCGAGGTCGAACTGCGACTGCGGCGCCAGCTGATCGACGACCTGTTGGAGGGTACTGACCGGAAGAGCGCCTACGCCCGGGCCGAAGCCGTCGGCCATGACCTGCGACGCACCCATTATGTCGTCGTGGTGCATTCGCCGGGCAACGCAGCAAGCGACTGCTTCGCCCGTGCTGTCGAGCAAGCGACGGCCACGACAGCGGCCCGTCCGCTGATCACCCGTCGCGGCGACCAGGTGGTTCTGCTGACCGAAGCGATGCCCAACCACGATGCCGTACACGCGGCGCTGGCCCATGAGCTGGTGACGCCCGACGGAGCGATCGGGGTGAGCACCCGCTGCGACTCTCCGGACAGCGTTCCCCGTTGCTATCAGGAGGCACTGCGGGCCCTGGAGGTGCGGCAGAACTCCCGCCAGCGCAGCGGGACGACGTTCTTCGACAACCTCGGGCTGTACCGGATCCTGGGACCCGGCAACGATCTCCAGGAGCTCGAAGGCTTCGTGCGAGAGTGGCTCGGCCGGCTGATCGACTACGACGCACGGCACGACACGCAGTTGGTGGAGACGCTCACGCGCTACTTCGACTGGGGAGGCAACTACGATGACGCGGCTGTCGCGCTGACGGTCCACCGCAGCACCCTGCGCTACCGGCTGCAGCGCATCCGTGAGATCAGCGACCGGGACCTGGCGGATGTGGACACCCGGCTCAATCTGCAGGTGGCAACGCGCGTCTGGAAGATCATTCTGTGTGGCGGGCGCTGA
- a CDS encoding ABC transporter permease subunit: MITLPLLSSVNKVLVLVMFLHTFNDFSTPFALFGGSAPPAGDLISVHIYQTSFATWNFGLVWMLVGYFDTVPRDLDEAAKVDGAGPLRTLLQVIVPAATPGIVAVCIYAFMTAQGEVLFASVLTDTQTRTLAVGLQAYSTEANVYWNQVMVASLVVSVPVVAGFLLLQRFLITGFTAGAVK, translated from the coding sequence ATGATCACCCTGCCGTTGCTGTCGTCGGTCAACAAGGTGCTGGTCCTCGTGATGTTCCTGCACACCTTCAACGACTTCAGCACCCCGTTCGCTCTGTTCGGCGGCTCGGCACCGCCGGCGGGGGACCTGATCTCCGTGCACATCTACCAGACCTCGTTCGCCACCTGGAACTTCGGCCTCGTGTGGATGCTGGTCGGGTACTTCGACACCGTTCCGCGCGACCTCGACGAAGCGGCGAAGGTGGACGGCGCAGGACCGCTGCGCACCCTGCTGCAGGTCATCGTGCCCGCCGCGACACCGGGAATCGTCGCCGTGTGCATCTACGCGTTCATGACGGCCCAGGGCGAAGTGCTCTTCGCCTCGGTCCTCACCGACACACAGACCCGCACACTGGCCGTGGGCCTACAGGCCTACTCGACCGAGGCAAACGTCTACTGGAACCAGGTCATGGTCGCCTCGCTGGTCGTGTCCGTTCCGGTGGTCGCCGGATTCCTGCTGCTCCAGCGCTTCCTCATCACCGGATTCACCGCCGGTGCGGTGAAGTGA
- a CDS encoding nucleotide exchange factor GrpE, whose protein sequence is MPIPPQDPEPHPPPEGAVQPPRGDLAQSGQPTEEAEPGPDAATGAAAPDDAYAAALAEVEDRWRRALADLDNLRKRHARELEREAAAERARTAAAFLPVIDNLELALSHAAADPGAIVEGVRAVRDQAVNVLERLGYPRHAEKGVAFDPARHEVVGVVQDPDADPNTVVQVVRPGYGEAERQLRPAAVTVAKRE, encoded by the coding sequence ATGCCCATCCCACCGCAGGACCCAGAGCCCCACCCGCCGCCGGAAGGCGCCGTACAGCCGCCGCGCGGAGATCTTGCGCAGTCCGGACAGCCGACCGAGGAGGCCGAGCCGGGGCCCGACGCCGCAACCGGCGCCGCCGCACCTGACGACGCATACGCGGCCGCGTTGGCAGAGGTCGAGGACCGCTGGCGCCGCGCCCTGGCCGACCTCGACAACCTGCGCAAACGCCACGCCAGGGAGCTGGAGCGGGAGGCCGCGGCCGAACGCGCCCGTACGGCTGCGGCCTTCCTGCCCGTCATCGACAACCTGGAACTTGCCCTGAGCCACGCGGCCGCCGACCCCGGTGCGATTGTCGAAGGCGTCCGGGCCGTGCGTGACCAGGCCGTGAACGTCCTGGAGCGGCTGGGCTACCCGCGCCACGCAGAGAAGGGCGTGGCGTTCGACCCGGCCCGGCACGAGGTGGTCGGCGTGGTCCAGGATCCCGATGCCGATCCGAACACCGTGGTCCAGGTGGTGCGACCCGGCTACGGGGAGGCCGAACGGCAGCTGCGGCCGGCCGCCGTGACCGTCGCCAAGCGGGAGTGA